One genomic window of Trichlorobacter lovleyi includes the following:
- a CDS encoding polysaccharide biosynthesis protein: MTSQIFSNKTVLITGGTGSLGKVLTRRLLSGVHGTPKKIIVFSRDEAKQHYMRVAYQQKSKVTDEVIYNNFAQLLEFRIGDVRSYASVTAAIRTSDIVINAAALKQVPSCEYFPQEAVQTNILGAENIVRAIRDHNLQVSTVVGVSTDKACKPVNVMGMTKALQERVFIAGNITVPATRFICVRYGNVLASRGSVIPLFHEQIRNGGPVTITTEAMTRFLLPLERAVDTIVAALEDAEPGETFVPRVPAARIVDVARALIGRRSVEISITGIRPGEKVHEIMVSEEEAWRTYPRGDYYAIRPMLPELTVAPVEGSALMTEYSSGDILLSPEETGQLLAHHGLLGYGDEEEDGELLR; this comes from the coding sequence TTGACCTCACAGATCTTCAGTAACAAGACGGTCCTCATCACAGGTGGCACTGGATCATTGGGCAAAGTGCTCACGCGACGTCTGCTCTCAGGTGTTCATGGCACACCAAAGAAAATAATTGTCTTCTCCCGCGATGAAGCCAAGCAACACTATATGCGAGTGGCGTACCAACAGAAAAGCAAAGTGACCGATGAGGTCATCTACAACAACTTTGCTCAATTGCTTGAGTTTAGAATCGGAGATGTCCGCTCTTATGCGTCGGTTACAGCTGCCATCAGAACATCGGATATTGTCATTAATGCTGCCGCGCTCAAGCAGGTGCCATCCTGTGAATATTTCCCGCAAGAAGCTGTTCAGACTAACATCCTGGGCGCTGAGAACATCGTCAGAGCGATTCGTGACCATAACTTGCAGGTTTCAACGGTAGTCGGAGTCTCCACAGACAAAGCCTGCAAGCCGGTCAATGTCATGGGAATGACAAAGGCATTGCAAGAGCGAGTATTTATAGCCGGCAATATTACGGTGCCTGCAACACGGTTCATTTGCGTCCGTTATGGCAATGTCCTTGCTTCGCGCGGTTCGGTGATCCCACTTTTCCATGAGCAGATTCGTAATGGTGGGCCTGTCACAATCACCACTGAAGCAATGACCCGTTTCCTGCTTCCCTTGGAACGAGCTGTGGATACCATTGTTGCTGCCCTTGAAGATGCAGAGCCAGGAGAAACCTTTGTGCCGCGTGTCCCGGCAGCGCGAATCGTTGATGTGGCACGGGCACTGATCGGTCGACGGTCGGTTGAGATCAGTATCACCGGCATAAGGCCGGGAGAGAAAGTCCACGAAATCATGGTTTCCGAGGAAGAAGCGTGGCGCACCTACCCCCGTGGTGACTACTATGCCATCCGTCCGATGCTGCCGGAACTCACGGTTGCTCCGGTCGAAGGATCGGCACTGATGACAGAATACAGTTCGGGTGACATTCTTCTTTCACCAGAGGAGACTGGTCAACTTCTGGCACACCACGGCCTACTTGGATATGGTGACGAGGAAGAGGATGGAGAGCTGTTGCGATGA
- a CDS encoding BamA/TamA family outer membrane protein, protein MKTLRSDSPHPWHCFPGKAFLLALLILASGCTTTIPRTDLPLITNESCGDQVKVVTVPLPVIASSPNEGITAGALSAFLIHDTRDEIYSLLAPQLNYNQNFGFTGTLYGSVNPSPEQNIEFNLSQSQKKNFDYEARIRDISQMNGDLELKGFLGWFADGSSRFFGFHARTPGELETNYTNREITYNLSATWFLGRHYYLELGHRFRSVSIGQGAITSVPFITEKFAKQDVPGVEGFTTHAPRISLIYSTYDSKTLPTYGGYARITFEPTIKLLGGAEDYRHYEVELKGYLPHDQAKRFISVFRLMYNQTLGDTDNSKVPFLEQSILGGENTLRGYGKNRFIDNSFLLLNLEERIRLFRWEVFNVTADWELAPFVDLGAVMESFDKASSRNFEFNPGVGFRATVRPNIVGRVDIGVGKDGPAVYVGLGYPF, encoded by the coding sequence ATGAAAACGTTACGTTCCGATAGTCCACACCCCTGGCACTGTTTTCCCGGAAAGGCATTCCTACTCGCCTTACTCATTCTGGCAAGCGGTTGTACCACCACCATCCCCCGCACCGACCTGCCGCTGATCACCAATGAATCCTGCGGCGATCAGGTCAAGGTGGTCACGGTGCCGTTGCCGGTGATCGCCTCCTCTCCGAACGAAGGGATTACGGCCGGTGCCCTGTCAGCCTTTCTGATCCATGACACACGGGATGAAATCTATTCCCTGCTGGCACCTCAGCTCAACTACAACCAGAATTTCGGGTTTACCGGCACCCTCTACGGTTCTGTCAACCCCTCGCCTGAACAGAACATTGAATTCAACCTCTCCCAATCCCAGAAAAAGAACTTCGACTATGAAGCCAGGATACGGGATATCAGCCAGATGAACGGCGATCTTGAGCTAAAAGGTTTTCTGGGCTGGTTTGCCGACGGTTCATCCCGCTTTTTTGGTTTTCATGCCCGCACCCCAGGGGAACTGGAAACAAACTACACCAACCGTGAAATCACCTATAACCTCTCAGCCACCTGGTTTCTGGGACGACACTACTATCTGGAGCTGGGACACCGTTTTCGCTCCGTCTCTATCGGTCAGGGGGCGATCACATCCGTACCCTTTATTACGGAAAAGTTTGCAAAACAGGACGTTCCGGGGGTGGAAGGGTTTACCACCCATGCCCCACGTATCTCACTGATCTACAGCACCTATGACAGCAAGACCCTGCCCACCTATGGCGGCTATGCCCGGATCACCTTTGAGCCCACCATCAAGCTACTGGGAGGGGCCGAGGACTACCGCCACTATGAGGTGGAACTGAAGGGCTACCTGCCCCATGACCAGGCAAAACGTTTTATCTCGGTCTTTCGACTGATGTACAACCAGACCCTGGGTGACACCGACAACAGCAAGGTGCCGTTTCTTGAGCAAAGTATCCTGGGGGGGGAAAACACACTGCGGGGCTACGGCAAAAACCGTTTCATTGACAACAGTTTCCTGCTCTTGAACCTGGAAGAGCGGATCCGCTTGTTTCGTTGGGAGGTTTTTAACGTCACAGCTGATTGGGAACTGGCCCCCTTCGTTGATCTGGGGGCGGTGATGGAGAGTTTTGACAAGGCCAGCTCCCGCAATTTCGAGTTTAACCCCGGCGTCGGCTTCAGGGCCACGGTACGTCCCAATATTGTTGGCCGCGTCGATATCGGCGTAGGCAAAGATGGACCGGCGGTCTACGTGGGGCTAGGGTACCCCTTCTAA
- a CDS encoding ABC transporter ATP-binding protein, producing the protein MKTSSVRELKALLPFLDGLRWRYATGAFLLVLTNACALLIPWLLKLVIDGLQRPEHALLSPGKAALLIGLIAVGYALVRIFSRTVILNAARLLEFQIREALFARLMTLDLVFFSRERSGDILSRFANDLTNLRMLTGFGVMSLLNTGVLYLAGLWLMLQINLWLTVAAVAPLPLMVLAVRAMSSRIFAVSRQAQDELARLSSLTEESVGAIRLIKSYCREAYVAGQFDRISDHCLAKNLELARLRGLVMPVMALATGAGTLAVLYLGGRLVITNQISLGQFVAFSGYLALLAWPTAVLGWILTLVQRGAASMARLNELLQSIPAVVESPEARPLGGIGRGLELRELRFSYGERRILDGISFSIAPGERVGITGPVGCGKSTLLRLIPRLLPLPDGMLFVDGQDVNSLELASLRRLMGYVPQEATLFSRSITDNVAYGGNGDVATAAQRAGLAADLQSFTAGLATVVGERGVTLSGGQRQRVALARSLVREPELLLLDDPLASVDAGREDEILGALAESWQGKTVLMVSQRLSAFRDCQRVLVLDEGRIVEQGAPDELLQLGGRYAELAKMQGMLKSEVGRVTLEGVP; encoded by the coding sequence ATGAAAACCTCCAGTGTCCGTGAATTAAAGGCATTGCTGCCGTTTCTTGACGGGCTCCGCTGGCGTTATGCCACCGGGGCCTTCCTGCTGGTACTTACCAACGCCTGTGCCCTGCTGATCCCCTGGCTGCTGAAACTGGTGATTGACGGGTTACAGCGGCCTGAACACGCGCTTTTATCACCCGGCAAGGCAGCGCTGCTGATCGGATTGATTGCGGTTGGCTACGCCCTGGTCCGCATCTTTTCCCGTACCGTCATACTCAATGCGGCACGCCTGCTTGAGTTTCAGATCCGTGAGGCACTGTTTGCCCGTCTGATGACCCTTGATCTGGTCTTTTTCTCCCGCGAACGCTCCGGGGATATCCTTTCCCGTTTTGCCAATGACCTGACCAATCTGCGGATGTTGACCGGGTTCGGGGTGATGAGCCTCCTGAATACGGGTGTGCTGTATCTGGCAGGACTCTGGCTGATGCTTCAGATCAATCTCTGGCTGACCGTGGCAGCGGTGGCACCCCTCCCTTTAATGGTACTTGCGGTCAGGGCAATGAGCAGCAGGATTTTTGCGGTTTCCCGGCAGGCTCAGGACGAGCTTGCCCGGCTTTCCAGTCTGACCGAGGAGTCTGTCGGCGCTATTCGTCTGATCAAAAGCTATTGCCGGGAGGCGTATGTTGCCGGTCAGTTTGACCGCATCTCGGACCACTGTCTTGCAAAGAACCTCGAGCTTGCCAGGCTGCGTGGGCTGGTGATGCCGGTCATGGCCCTGGCGACCGGGGCAGGAACCCTGGCGGTGCTCTATCTTGGCGGCCGTCTGGTGATTACCAATCAGATCAGCCTGGGACAGTTTGTGGCCTTTTCCGGCTATCTGGCGCTTTTGGCCTGGCCGACAGCGGTGCTGGGCTGGATCCTGACCCTGGTGCAGCGGGGTGCCGCCTCCATGGCCCGCCTGAATGAGCTGCTGCAGAGCATTCCCGCGGTTGTTGAATCCCCGGAAGCCCGCCCGCTTGGCGGTATCGGCAGGGGGCTGGAACTGCGCGAGCTTCGTTTCAGTTATGGCGAACGCCGGATACTGGATGGTATCTCATTTTCAATTGCTCCCGGCGAACGGGTCGGGATTACAGGGCCGGTGGGATGTGGCAAATCAACCCTGCTGCGTCTGATACCACGTCTGTTGCCACTGCCTGACGGCATGCTGTTTGTGGACGGCCAGGATGTCAATTCTCTGGAACTTGCCTCGCTGCGCCGCTTGATGGGCTATGTGCCCCAGGAAGCGACCCTTTTCTCACGCAGCATTACGGACAATGTCGCCTACGGCGGCAACGGTGACGTCGCAACAGCGGCACAGCGGGCCGGGCTTGCAGCGGATCTGCAGAGTTTCACTGCCGGCCTGGCAACCGTGGTGGGGGAGCGGGGGGTAACCCTCTCCGGCGGGCAGCGTCAACGGGTTGCCCTGGCCCGATCTCTGGTGCGGGAGCCTGAACTGCTGCTGCTGGATGATCCATTGGCCTCGGTGGATGCCGGGCGGGAGGATGAGATTCTGGGGGCGTTGGCTGAAAGCTGGCAGGGCAAGACGGTGTTGATGGTCTCGCAGCGGTTATCGGCCTTTCGGGATTGCCAGCGGGTGCTGGTGCTTGATGAGGGCAGGATTGTGGAACAGGGGGCGCCGGATGAGCTGCTGCAGCTGGGAGGCCGCTATGCCGAGCTGGCCAAGATGCAGGGAATGCTGAAGAGTGAAGTTGGAAGAGTGACGTTAGAAGGGGTACCCTAG
- a CDS encoding NAD(P)-dependent oxidoreductase codes for MFETQYNEEMEAEARRTEAAQAAGNMRVGFVGLGIMGGAMANNLQKAGYALTVWNRDLSKTDQLVAGGAGRAASPREVAEKSDMVISMMADPAAVAAVRDGEQGIIAGLRPGSGYLDMSTVDTETTLASAQYAHQCSALFLEAPVAGSRKPAEDGTLTIMAAGDRALYDKALPLLEKMGKKILYLGEAGSAARMKLANNLVMGGMLTAFCEGMALAIKTGLDPVQFLDVLDSGAMSNPMFRMKGAAVVENAEFPVAFPLKHMQKDLRLALQLAEKAGQPLFATATVNELFKKALAAGLGEVDFAAVNRVIRG; via the coding sequence ATGTTTGAGACTCAATACAATGAAGAGATGGAGGCAGAGGCCAGACGTACCGAAGCGGCTCAGGCAGCAGGCAACATGAGGGTGGGATTTGTCGGGCTCGGAATTATGGGTGGCGCCATGGCCAATAACCTTCAAAAAGCCGGTTACGCACTGACGGTCTGGAACCGTGATCTGAGCAAAACAGACCAACTGGTGGCAGGCGGGGCCGGGCGTGCAGCCTCTCCGCGGGAAGTGGCTGAAAAGTCGGATATGGTGATCAGCATGATGGCCGACCCTGCTGCAGTAGCTGCTGTACGTGACGGTGAACAGGGTATCATTGCCGGACTCAGGCCGGGTAGCGGATATCTCGACATGTCAACCGTGGATACGGAAACAACGCTGGCTTCTGCACAGTATGCCCATCAATGCTCTGCCCTGTTTTTGGAGGCACCGGTGGCCGGTAGCCGGAAGCCTGCAGAGGATGGCACCTTGACGATTATGGCGGCCGGTGACCGGGCGCTGTATGACAAGGCGCTGCCGTTGCTTGAAAAAATGGGTAAGAAAATACTGTATCTGGGGGAGGCGGGGAGTGCCGCACGGATGAAACTGGCCAACAATCTGGTCATGGGCGGCATGTTGACCGCCTTTTGCGAAGGAATGGCGCTGGCGATCAAGACCGGTCTTGACCCTGTCCAGTTCCTGGATGTGCTGGATTCAGGCGCCATGTCAAATCCCATGTTTCGGATGAAGGGTGCCGCTGTGGTGGAGAACGCAGAGTTCCCGGTGGCCTTCCCGCTTAAGCATATGCAAAAGGATCTTCGCCTGGCCCTGCAGCTTGCAGAAAAGGCAGGTCAGCCGCTGTTTGCCACGGCAACGGTCAATGAGCTGTTTAAAAAGGCCCTGGCCGCCGGTTTGGGGGAAGTTGATTTTGCCGCTGTCAATCGAGTCATCAGAGGATAG
- a CDS encoding dTDP-4-dehydrorhamnose reductase family protein: MTVRKLNILLLGASGMLGHTLFSRLCQTRRFNVRATARKKDVLTGYFDAELLANICGGIDTDNFDSIVKIIGEFNPDVVINCVGIIKQLAASAEHIPALSVNSLFPHRLNMLCKAAGARLIHISSDCVFDGQKGSYLESDLSNASDLYGRTKFLGEVADSPHSVTLRTSIIGHELGTRYGLVEWFLAQRGDVKGFTKAVFSGFPTVELANIIIERVIPNASLSGLYHVSSAAISKYDLLKIIASRYGVSAVIEPYADFFADRSLDSTRFRQATGYCPPSWERLVDAMYDDFVLSHHYAERKRN, from the coding sequence ATGACGGTCCGCAAACTAAACATATTGCTGCTTGGTGCTTCTGGTATGCTGGGGCATACACTTTTTTCGCGGCTGTGCCAGACACGTCGTTTCAACGTGCGGGCTACTGCTAGAAAAAAAGACGTTCTGACGGGTTATTTTGATGCCGAATTGCTTGCTAACATTTGCGGCGGTATTGATACTGACAATTTTGACTCTATTGTTAAAATTATCGGAGAATTTAACCCTGACGTAGTCATAAACTGTGTCGGTATCATCAAACAGCTTGCTGCGTCAGCCGAGCATATTCCTGCCTTGTCGGTTAACTCTTTGTTTCCGCACCGTTTGAATATGCTCTGCAAGGCAGCTGGAGCCAGACTGATTCATATTAGTAGCGACTGCGTTTTTGATGGCCAGAAGGGTAGCTATCTGGAAAGCGATCTCTCAAATGCTTCTGATCTTTATGGACGTACGAAGTTTTTGGGGGAGGTTGCTGACTCACCACACAGCGTTACTTTGCGTACATCAATAATTGGCCATGAACTGGGAACCCGCTATGGACTGGTTGAGTGGTTTCTTGCGCAGCGAGGTGATGTGAAAGGCTTCACCAAAGCGGTCTTTTCCGGATTTCCTACTGTAGAGCTCGCGAATATTATCATAGAACGTGTGATTCCCAACGCCTCACTAAGTGGACTCTACCATGTCTCATCTGCAGCAATCAGTAAATACGATCTGCTGAAGATCATTGCAAGTCGGTATGGTGTATCAGCAGTTATAGAGCCTTACGCCGATTTTTTTGCTGACAGATCTCTTGATTCGACAAGATTTCGACAGGCAACGGGCTATTGTCCTCCATCATGGGAGCGACTTGTTGATGCGATGTATGACGATTTTGTCTTGTCACACCACTATGCTGAAAGGAAGCGGAATTGA
- a CDS encoding sensor histidine kinase, which produces MNLNTRLVLIMISLLVLAVMTLFSLNQFSQNTLVREIQESSQEISKAVQLSIADLTSEAETSRLTEYFEGARQKGINEINIINSEGEIIDSTNPEKIGKLKDLKKLEKGVRSAPKKSEGGTILSQKPYDVVVPVIVGDEHLGYVQVNMLLDNIQNIQHSNFIKRLAATAMVFTVGIAFSIYLSRRYTDPIHRLVQDFKKVSSGDLSVTIPVESTDEVGELAKGFNEMVEKLRERETLEKRLYEAEHLSRVGQLASGIAHEIRNPLNYISLAIDHLRSEVVEQCPERAGEVTALADKIREEVRRANYMVINFMNYGRPLKLRKSEIAYPELLERTLSVLYERLAEQQVVVEQRISPDLPVLLLDPELMRNCITNFITNAAQAMPNGGTIVLEGELDDQPGWVRLSFKDQGCGIAVEDQEKVFQPYFTTKDVGIGLGLAITERIVKAHGGEILVASSPGEGTTFSVRLPMEELKG; this is translated from the coding sequence ATGAACCTGAATACCCGTCTGGTATTGATCATGATCTCGCTGCTGGTTCTGGCGGTGATGACGCTTTTCTCGCTGAACCAGTTTTCGCAGAATACGCTGGTACGGGAGATTCAGGAAAGCTCTCAGGAGATCTCGAAGGCGGTGCAGCTGAGTATTGCAGACCTTACCTCAGAGGCGGAAACATCCAGGCTGACGGAATATTTTGAAGGTGCCCGCCAAAAAGGGATCAACGAGATCAACATCATTAACAGTGAGGGTGAGATCATTGATTCCACCAACCCTGAGAAGATCGGCAAACTCAAGGACCTGAAAAAGCTGGAAAAAGGTGTCCGGTCTGCGCCGAAAAAATCAGAGGGCGGCACAATCCTGTCGCAGAAACCGTATGATGTGGTCGTGCCGGTTATTGTCGGAGACGAGCATCTGGGCTATGTGCAGGTCAACATGCTGCTGGACAACATCCAGAATATCCAACACTCCAATTTCATCAAGCGCCTGGCCGCAACGGCCATGGTCTTCACCGTTGGCATCGCCTTTTCAATCTACCTCTCCCGGCGCTATACCGACCCGATTCACCGCCTGGTGCAGGACTTCAAGAAGGTTTCCAGCGGTGACCTGTCGGTTACCATCCCTGTTGAAAGCACTGATGAAGTCGGTGAGCTTGCCAAGGGTTTTAACGAAATGGTGGAAAAACTGCGGGAGCGGGAAACCCTGGAAAAACGCCTGTATGAGGCGGAGCATCTTTCACGGGTCGGACAGCTGGCCTCCGGTATTGCCCATGAGATCCGCAATCCGCTTAACTACATCAGCCTGGCCATCGATCACCTGCGCAGCGAAGTGGTGGAACAGTGTCCCGAGCGGGCCGGTGAGGTAACCGCACTGGCTGACAAGATCCGGGAAGAGGTCCGGCGTGCCAACTACATGGTGATCAACTTCATGAACTATGGCCGTCCGTTGAAGTTGCGCAAGAGCGAGATCGCCTACCCGGAACTGCTGGAGCGTACGCTTTCGGTGCTGTATGAGCGCCTGGCTGAGCAGCAGGTGGTGGTTGAACAGAGGATTTCACCGGATTTGCCGGTATTGCTGCTTGACCCTGAGTTGATGCGGAACTGCATTACCAACTTTATTACCAATGCGGCCCAGGCCATGCCCAATGGCGGCACGATTGTGCTGGAGGGGGAACTCGATGATCAGCCCGGCTGGGTGCGGCTCAGCTTCAAGGATCAGGGCTGCGGCATCGCTGTTGAAGATCAGGAAAAGGTCTTCCAGCCCTACTTTACCACCAAGGACGTGGGGATCGGCCTGGGGCTTGCCATTACCGAACGGATTGTCAAGGCCCACGGTGGTGAAATACTGGTAGCCAGCAGTCCCGGTGAAGGGACAACATTTTCGGTGCGGTTGCCGATGGAGGAGCTGAAGGGATGA
- a CDS encoding sigma-54-dependent transcriptional regulator — translation MSGSILIVDDEKSQREILTMILQGVGYDTAEASGVQEALAMLGKREFDLILTDLKMQGQSGLDLLEQVMADDPQQCVIMMTAHGTVDTAVGAMKRGAFDYLEKPLERENLLLTLKRAFERITLVWENRVLQKRVAEIERIPSIIGEHPKMKEVYRIVTKIAATSSTVLVYGESGTGKELVARAVHDRSPRKDCPFMAINCAAIPETLIESELFGHEKGSFTGANAREIGILEAANGGTVFLDEIGEMNVSMQAKLLRAIQEKEIRRVGGKVNLPLDVRIISATNRDLEQEIKRGTFREDLYYRLNVIRINLPPLRERGSDIATLANFFVAKYREASGIAVEGISKAALKQLMNYTWPGNVRQLESVIERAVLMAEGSIIQPEDLPSEISSLGEGVMVPFELPPEGINFEEMEKALILKAMERADWVIGKAAPILGLSYKTLQYRLDKHGIEKPEKRGR, via the coding sequence ATGAGCGGAAGTATTCTGATCGTTGATGATGAAAAAAGCCAACGTGAGATCCTGACCATGATCCTGCAGGGGGTCGGGTACGATACCGCTGAGGCCTCCGGCGTGCAGGAAGCCCTTGCCATGCTGGGAAAACGGGAATTTGATCTGATCCTGACCGATCTGAAGATGCAGGGGCAGTCCGGTCTTGATCTGTTGGAACAGGTCATGGCCGATGATCCGCAGCAATGCGTGATCATGATGACCGCCCATGGTACCGTTGATACGGCGGTTGGGGCCATGAAACGCGGTGCCTTTGATTATCTTGAAAAACCGCTTGAACGAGAAAATCTGCTCTTGACCCTGAAGCGGGCCTTTGAACGGATAACCCTGGTGTGGGAGAACCGGGTGCTGCAAAAACGGGTGGCTGAGATCGAACGGATCCCCTCAATCATTGGAGAGCATCCCAAAATGAAGGAGGTCTACCGGATTGTCACCAAGATTGCTGCCACCTCATCCACTGTGCTGGTCTACGGTGAATCGGGTACCGGCAAGGAGCTGGTTGCACGGGCGGTACACGACCGTTCGCCCCGCAAGGATTGCCCTTTTATGGCAATCAACTGTGCGGCCATACCTGAAACCCTGATTGAAAGTGAACTGTTTGGTCATGAAAAAGGCAGTTTCACCGGGGCCAATGCCCGCGAAATCGGTATTCTTGAGGCTGCCAACGGCGGGACCGTTTTTCTGGATGAGATTGGTGAGATGAACGTCTCCATGCAGGCCAAGCTGCTGCGGGCCATCCAGGAAAAGGAGATCCGGCGGGTGGGAGGCAAGGTCAACCTGCCGCTGGATGTGCGGATCATATCAGCCACTAACCGGGATCTGGAGCAGGAGATCAAACGCGGCACCTTCCGTGAGGATCTCTACTACCGGCTGAACGTGATCCGGATCAATCTGCCGCCGTTGCGGGAACGTGGCAGTGATATTGCCACCCTGGCAAACTTCTTTGTGGCAAAATACCGTGAGGCCTCCGGCATTGCCGTTGAAGGGATCTCAAAGGCGGCACTCAAGCAGCTGATGAACTATACCTGGCCGGGCAATGTACGCCAGCTGGAGTCGGTCATTGAACGGGCAGTCCTGATGGCGGAGGGCAGCATCATCCAGCCGGAGGACCTGCCAAGCGAAATCAGCAGTCTGGGCGAGGGTGTCATGGTCCCCTTTGAGCTGCCACCGGAGGGGATCAATTTTGAGGAGATGGAAAAGGCGCTGATCCTGAAGGCGATGGAACGGGCCGACTGGGTGATCGGCAAGGCCGCGCCGATCCTGGGACTTTCCTATAAAACATTGCAGTACCGTCTGGATAAACACGGGATCGAGAAGCCGGAGAAGCGGGGACGATAG
- the wecB gene encoding non-hydrolyzing UDP-N-acetylglucosamine 2-epimerase, translating to MKIMTILGTRPEIIRLSRIMPKLDVLCEHIMVHTGQNFDRNLNELFFEELGLREPDHLLGCSGSSPMGQVGRILEASEQVMLQERPDRLLILGDTNSALSAIAAKRLGIPVYHMEAGNRCYDDRVPEEVNRRIIDHSSDILLPYTERSRQNLLREGIPGERIYVTGNPINEVINYYQPQITKSRILEELCVEAGKYFLVTMHRAENVDIKERIESLTQAFARLQKEYGLPFIISTHPRTKVRMEQFSLSTSDPMLRFMSPFGFFDFIALERNAYCVLSDSGTVQEECAIFGVPNVTLRDVTERPETVECGSNILSGAGTDAILSSVKTVLKLGTCWRAPQEYLVENVSNAVCRIAIAAN from the coding sequence ATGAAAATCATGACAATCCTGGGTACGCGGCCTGAAATTATCCGTCTGAGTCGGATTATGCCGAAGCTTGACGTCCTCTGTGAACACATCATGGTGCATACCGGACAGAATTTTGACCGCAACCTGAATGAGCTGTTTTTTGAGGAACTTGGACTGCGAGAGCCTGATCACCTGTTGGGTTGCAGTGGCTCGAGCCCTATGGGCCAGGTGGGTCGTATCCTGGAAGCCTCTGAGCAGGTTATGCTCCAGGAAAGGCCAGACCGTCTGCTTATTCTTGGAGATACAAACAGCGCCCTGTCTGCCATTGCCGCTAAACGGCTGGGCATTCCGGTCTACCATATGGAGGCCGGTAACCGCTGTTACGATGACCGGGTGCCGGAAGAGGTAAACCGCCGTATCATTGACCATTCCAGCGACATCCTGTTGCCCTACACCGAGCGGAGCCGCCAGAACCTGCTAAGGGAAGGCATCCCCGGTGAGCGGATCTATGTCACCGGCAATCCTATCAACGAGGTAATCAATTATTATCAGCCTCAGATAACCAAGTCACGCATACTGGAAGAGTTATGTGTTGAGGCGGGTAAATACTTCCTTGTCACAATGCATCGTGCTGAGAATGTTGATATAAAGGAGCGCATTGAAAGTTTAACGCAAGCATTCGCCAGGCTACAGAAGGAGTATGGCCTACCCTTCATCATTAGTACCCATCCTCGTACCAAGGTACGCATGGAGCAGTTCAGCTTGTCTACCTCTGATCCCATGCTTCGCTTCATGTCACCATTTGGTTTTTTTGATTTTATTGCACTGGAGAGAAATGCCTATTGCGTTCTTAGTGATAGCGGCACAGTGCAAGAAGAGTGCGCCATATTCGGCGTTCCCAATGTGACCCTTCGCGACGTCACTGAAAGGCCAGAAACCGTGGAGTGTGGCAGCAATATACTCAGCGGGGCAGGAACCGATGCGATATTATCCAGTGTCAAAACTGTTCTCAAGCTCGGTACGTGCTGGAGAGCGCCGCAAGAATATCTGGTGGAGAATGTGAGTAATGCGGTCTGTAGGATAGCGATAGCTGCTAACTAA